TAAACGACGTTTCGAGAAACGAACAATTTCCTGAAGACATCAGAAAGGCCGCCCAGCGATTAACCACCAATGTTAAGTATCGGCTCAGTTCCGACTTTACACTTCACCCGGTTCACGATGCTGAATTAATAATAACTTACTTCAAAAACCTGCTTTAAGAGCAACCAAGACTTACAGCTGCCAGAAAAAACTTTCATCTGCAATTTTTTTGTTTCTTTTAATATTTAATAATCGCTTAACAAAAATAATAATGTGATAACAATCACATCATAAGTCACATAAAAACAATTATTAAAAATGTAACTTGAGCAAGCGGCCATTTGGCATGATGATTGTATACTAAGATGCACGTAATTGATGATGATGTTTGGAAACTTTAGAAAATAGATTTGGAGACGACATGAAAGCAATCATTTTAGCGGCGGGACAGGGCAAACGGTTACTTCCTTTAACCCAGGATACACCTAAAACGCTGTTGAACATATCCGGCACCACGATTTTGGAATACCAATTGGTCACCTTAGCGAGTTGCAATGTAAAAGAAGTGGTTCTTGTTGGCGGTTTTAGGGTGGACAAGTTAAAAGATTATGCCGACAGGTATATCGCGTTACACGGATTGGATCTGAAATTAAAAGTAATCAACAATAAAGATTATGCGATCACGAATAACCTGTATTCGTTATGGCTCGCCAAAGACGAAATGACCTCGGATTTTCTCGTGATCAATGGCGACAACGTATTTGACCGCCGAGCAATCGTCAAGATGATACAGCAAAAAGATATTACGGCCGCCGTGGCGATTCACAAAAACCCAGGCTACGATGACGAAGATATGAAAGTTCGTATTGCCGGTTCTAATGTCGTAGAAATCAGCAAAGGCATCGATAACCTAGCCGCCAGCGGCGAATCGATCGGATTAAGATTATTCAGAGGCAAGGGTGTTGCCGCTTTCAAATACGCCATGGACTTAGCGATGATCGAAGACGTCAAGCGCAATGCATACTTCGTGCGCGCAATCCAGCACATGATCGATATGGGCCACAACGTCGGATACGTTGACGTGACCGAATTCAAATACGGCGAATTGGATTTCTTCGAAGACTTGAAAAATCTGGAAATTGAAATGTCCGGTATGATGAAACAATCCATCATGATGCATACGAATCCCGCAAGTCTTTACGCGATCAGCTTGCAGCCGTACCGTTCTGCAGGAATGAAAAAAGCGAGTTAATTTCCAAAACCGTACAGTTTGTATTTGTAAATAAATTAAATTCTTGGTAACATTGGGTTACCAAGAATTTTTTTTTGATACCTATATATGAATATAGCATACATCTCCAACATTGATATTCCTGGCCCAACGGCCATTTCTGAACAGGTTCTCAACAGCTTATCTGCCTTGAGCACTAGCTCATCACATACATTTACACTCATCGTCCCGCGATACGCTCAAAAAAACCTCACACCAAATGACGTAAATACATATTACGGATTAGATAAAACTGTCGATATTAAATTCTTCAATTACTTTTCATTCCTGAGCTCCAAAACCAAAAAGAGAATTCATGCCTTTCTTGCGCCATTATATTGTATGATCAAAGGATACGATCTTCTCTACACGCGTCACCAGGCTATATTATTTTTTTGTCTGCTGATTGGTAAAAGAACGATTTTTGAAACTTACCGTATCGATATTAATTTTAGCTACAGATATTACCTCTGGCGAAAATTTTGTTATTCGCACAAGAAACTTTTCGGCATCGTCACGCATTCTAAAATCGCGCTTGACGCTTTTGTATCCGCCGGATTAGATAAAAAAAAGATCTTTGTTGCCTACAATGGATGCGGTGAAATAATGCCGGCTACAATGGATACACGGCGTGACTACCGGGAACGATTGGGAATTCTTGAACACCGCAAGGTTTTGGGTTACGTAGGCAGAATCGGAACGATGAAGCAAACCGATGTCATCCTTCACGTCGCATCACGCTTTCCGGAATTGACCGTGTTAATTGTCGGAGGGGCGACGCGGAAAGAAGACGACCTGGCTTTTGACGATTTGGTAAAAAAACTTAAGTTGAATAACGTAATCCGCACCGGCGTCGTAAAACCGTGTGAGGTCCACAATTACCTCTGCGCCTCGGATATTCTGATCATACCCCCTTCGTCAGTTCCTATGTTCAAGAGCGGTAAGACCGTATTGCCGTTAAAAACTTTTCTATATCTTGCCGCCAGCAAACCTATTATCGCACCCAATTTGCCTGATATTTCCGAGATCCTAAAACATCAGGAAACTGCGGTATTAGTAGATCCCGACAATTTTGAAGACACAATCACAAAACTAAAGGAATTGTTAAACGACACTCTTTTGCAGTCCCAGTTATCGGAAAAATGCCGGGAAACCGCCAAGAAATTTACCTGGTCAGCTCGCGCAGAAAAAATTGAAGACTTTATAAATATTCAAAACCACAGATTACATACATGATCGGAATAAATTACCCGTTTCATTTTTAGCCATTAAAGATAAGTTGCAATTAAAATGCATGATAAAAAATTAGCGGTAGTTTTTCGAACCAAATTTTTGCCTTATTCTGAAACATTTATTCATGATGAATTACGCCATCATGTAAGATACAATGTGACCGTTTTGACGAAAATGCATCTTAATGAAAATCTATTTCCAGGTCATCAGGTTGTTTCTTTAAAAAACAGAGCCCTATTAAATAGAGTCGAGTCCTATTTGTTTAAGAAGTGGTTCTTTAGTTGGACATTTAACCATGAGTTTTCAGGAAAGAATATAAATGTAATACATGCACACTTCGCAACCGGCGGTGTTTATATGATTCCTTTCTCGCTTAGGTACAAATTGCCTTTGGTTGTGTCGTTGCACGGAAAAGATGTATCACTTTTGATT
The window above is part of the bacterium genome. Proteins encoded here:
- a CDS encoding phosphocholine cytidylyltransferase family protein; its protein translation is MKAIILAAGQGKRLLPLTQDTPKTLLNISGTTILEYQLVTLASCNVKEVVLVGGFRVDKLKDYADRYIALHGLDLKLKVINNKDYAITNNLYSLWLAKDEMTSDFLVINGDNVFDRRAIVKMIQQKDITAAVAIHKNPGYDDEDMKVRIAGSNVVEISKGIDNLAASGESIGLRLFRGKGVAAFKYAMDLAMIEDVKRNAYFVRAIQHMIDMGHNVGYVDVTEFKYGELDFFEDLKNLEIEMSGMMKQSIMMHTNPASLYAISLQPYRSAGMKKAS
- a CDS encoding glycosyltransferase family 4 protein, whose protein sequence is MNIAYISNIDIPGPTAISEQVLNSLSALSTSSSHTFTLIVPRYAQKNLTPNDVNTYYGLDKTVDIKFFNYFSFLSSKTKKRIHAFLAPLYCMIKGYDLLYTRHQAILFFCLLIGKRTIFETYRIDINFSYRYYLWRKFCYSHKKLFGIVTHSKIALDAFVSAGLDKKKIFVAYNGCGEIMPATMDTRRDYRERLGILEHRKVLGYVGRIGTMKQTDVILHVASRFPELTVLIVGGATRKEDDLAFDDLVKKLKLNNVIRTGVVKPCEVHNYLCASDILIIPPSSVPMFKSGKTVLPLKTFLYLAASKPIIAPNLPDISEILKHQETAVLVDPDNFEDTITKLKELLNDTLLQSQLSEKCRETAKKFTWSARAEKIEDFINIQNHRLHT
- a CDS encoding glycosyltransferase, which translates into the protein MHDKKLAVVFRTKFLPYSETFIHDELRHHVRYNVTVLTKMHLNENLFPGHQVVSLKNRALLNRVESYLFKKWFFSWTFNHEFSGKNINVIHAHFATGGVYMIPFSLRYKLPLVVSLHGKDVSLLISKDIYLPKYKFYLNNYRKLFNVASLFLAASQDLKDIVVSCGCPEEKVIVYRLGIDLTKFTPKEHEVLNTHKVVMVGRLVEKKGFEFGIRAFAKIIHQGVDA